Genomic DNA from Thermococcus sp.:
AGGAAAATTCTCGTCTTGATTCCGGCCTTCTGGAGGTCTGCTATCTTTGCCCCGGCCATAAGCCCGGTTCCGAGGTGAATGTAACCGCTTATCTCGAACCCTATGTAGTGCTGCATTGGAACACCGACTTCGAGCAGGTGCCTTAGGTTCTCCTCTGTCAGGAGTTCCTCTGTGGGCTTCTTCTTGATGAGCTCTATCCTTCTTTCAATGTCCATACTCACCACCTGAAGCCTGAACGGTACAAGCCTTTAAGGACTTTACGGAAGTTTTTCCGGGCTGTTAAAGTTCGGATTCATAAGATTTATAACTCCCTAAGCCTTAGATAACCCGGTGATACCATGAGGAAGGCTGCAATAATACTTGCCGTGTTTGTCTTCTTTGGTGTTTTTGGATTTGCCATGGCCAGCGCTACGACCATCGGTGTTGACCTTGCCCACGGAGAGAGCGACAAGGGCCTGGCAGTTCTGACCGACAGGGACGGCAACGTCCTCGCAGAGGGAATGATAAAGACCCTCAGCGACTTCAACTGGGTCTACATCGGCGATCCGGCCGTCGCAGACACCCTTGGAATACAGAACGTTGGGGACAAGATAACCTACGACGCGATTAAGGACGTTGACTTCCTTATCCTCGGCCAGCCGAGCCAGGCATTCAGCCCGGATGAAATACAGGCCCTCGTCCAGTGGTGGAACGACGGTAACAGGATCCTCTGGGTTGCCGCCGATTCGGACTACGGCGACGGTCCGAACAGGATTGACTTTGCCGACACTATTCTCGATGCCATCGGTGCCAACCTCCGCGTTGACCAGGCTTCAGTTGAGGACGCCACCAGCAACGCTGGAGCTGGCTACCGTGTCATAGGCCTTGTCAACCCCGACTCAGACACCCCTGAGAAGGACATGATAACCAAGGACCTCACCAACGGCGGAAAGGTCCTTTTCCACGGCCCGGGTGTCGTAGCCTACTATGATGAGAACGGTAACTGGAAGCCCCTGAAACCGAACGCAGGTATTGAGAACATCTACGTCATAGTTACAAGCAGCAATGACGGTCAAATCGTCGAGAACACTGACCCGGCGGCCAACGCTTACACCGCTGGTGACACCGGCCAGTTCCCGCTTATGGCAGTTCAGCTCTTCCCTGACAAGAAGAACGTCCTCATCGTCAGCGGTGAGACCCCCTACGGAGGCTACGAGCCAATGTGGGCGCCAGAGTACCACGGCGTCAAGCTCGACGGTCCGCAGTTCGTCACCAACTTCATCAAGTGGGCCGTCTACGTCCAGGGCGAGCTTGGCAAGGAGACCACAACCGAG
This window encodes:
- a CDS encoding CGP-CTERM sorting domain-containing protein, translated to MRKAAIILAVFVFFGVFGFAMASATTIGVDLAHGESDKGLAVLTDRDGNVLAEGMIKTLSDFNWVYIGDPAVADTLGIQNVGDKITYDAIKDVDFLILGQPSQAFSPDEIQALVQWWNDGNRILWVAADSDYGDGPNRIDFADTILDAIGANLRVDQASVEDATSNAGAGYRVIGLVNPDSDTPEKDMITKDLTNGGKVLFHGPGVVAYYDENGNWKPLKPNAGIENIYVIVTSSNDGQIVENTDPAANAYTAGDTGQFPLMAVQLFPDKKNVLIVSGETPYGGYEPMWAPEYHGVKLDGPQFVTNFIKWAVYVQGELGKETTTESTETGSETGGETGGSTCGPAALVGLALIPLVLYRRKK